The genomic DNA CCTGCTGATGTACGTCATCCTGCATGTTTCGACCGGAGCCAAAGAAAAAGGAATTATGGCAGGAGCGGCGATTGGAGCGACCGTCGGCCTGGAAGCGATGTTCGCTGGCCCGATTTGCGGAGCGTCTATGAACCCCGCACGGTCAATCGCGCCAGCGATCTTCAGTGGAAACGTGGAGCACTTGTGGCTTTATATCGTCGCGACCATCCTTGGAGCCTGCCTCGCGGTTCCAGCGTTCTATTTTTCACGTGATGAAAACATGACAGGCGAAGAACTGGCGAATTAAGAACCGCTTACAATACATCTGAGGCCGCTTTCACGACTTCAGAGACTGCGCGTCACACGGTACATCACGGATACGATTTCGAAAGTCGATCTAACTCAACTCTCACTTAGAGCATCTTTCGAATTGGTTTGCAGGATCTGCCTCGTGGAGAACTACATTTCCACTAGAGAAATGCGTTCTTCACGGGCACACGGTAGAGCAAACTGCTCTAAATGAGATGCTCAGGCAGAAGTTGTTCGACCGCACTTCCTTCACTCAGCATGAAGGGGCGACCGATGGGGGATTGAACCTCTTCATACGGGTCGAGCCCCATGACCGTCAGGATTGTGGCATACAAGTCCGGGATGCTCACCGGGTTTTTCGGCGGAGTCCGCTCGGTCACTCGTTTGTCTTCTTCTTTGGCAGCTTCGGGGTCTGTTTCACCAATGACAACTCCCGACCGAATTCCTCCGCCGCCAAGGACGCATGAAAAGCCCATCGGCCAGTGGTCCCGGCCTTCCAGCGGATTGAGACGAGGAGTCCGTCCGAATTCGCCCATGCACAGCACAATTGTCGAGTCGAGCAAATCGCGATCTTTCAAGTCTGAAATCAAGGCTGCAAATGCGGGATCAAGGATTTGAAACTGCTTTGTCTGGCCTTTCAGATTGTTGATATGCGTATCGAACCCCTGCAGAACAACCTGCGTTGCTCGCACCCCTTGTTCCACGAGTCGGCGAGCGACCAGACAACCGCGACCGAAGCGTGAGTCTCCGTACTTTTGAATTGTCGCCTTCGGTTCATCATCAAGAGAAAACGCCTCGAGTTGCTTCGATGACATCATGGTCAAGGCTTTGTTGACGAGCTCTTGATGTAGCGTCTCGCTTGTCTGAAAAGGACGTTGTTGCCTGAAAGCGTTTGAAACAACATCGAGCCCTTCCAGTCGTCGCTGTTGACGTTTCTCATCAACGTTCGGCTTCATGTTGCGGACATTTCGCCCCGGGTCAAAAATCCGAAAGGCATCATACTCTGCTCCAAGAAAACCTCCACGTGGGACGACAAACCCGTCTCCACTGGCAAGCGAGATATGTTGTGGAATTTCAATGCTTGGATCGGCTAAATGCTTTGAAATGATTGCCGTCATGGCCGGATGAACGACACTCGGATCGGGAAGATACCCGGTTTGTGCATAGTACGTTCCCCGTTCGTGGTCCCCCTCTTTTGAAACCATCGATCGGACCAAGGAGACATTCTGCATTTGCTCAGCCATTTGGGGGAGCAACTCAGAGATTTCCAGCCCAGGTAACCTTGTTTTGATTTTCCCGACTGTCTCACCGACCGCTGAAGC from Thalassoglobus polymorphus includes the following:
- a CDS encoding DUF1501 domain-containing protein; the protein is MIHHHSFRNLFQRLTRRQVMQAGLGAGVSFLLPTLSARATQKRGQERPKSLIVLWMAGGPSQVDSWDPHPASAVGETVGKIKTRLPGLEISELLPQMAEQMQNVSLVRSMVSKEGDHERGTYYAQTGYLPDPSVVHPAMTAIISKHLADPSIEIPQHISLASGDGFVVPRGGFLGAEYDAFRIFDPGRNVRNMKPNVDEKRQQRRLEGLDVVSNAFRQQRPFQTSETLHQELVNKALTMMSSKQLEAFSLDDEPKATIQKYGDSRFGRGCLVARRLVEQGVRATQVVLQGFDTHINNLKGQTKQFQILDPAFAALISDLKDRDLLDSTIVLCMGEFGRTPRLNPLEGRDHWPMGFSCVLGGGGIRSGVVIGETDPEAAKEEDKRVTERTPPKNPVSIPDLYATILTVMGLDPYEEVQSPIGRPFMLSEGSAVEQLLPEHLI